In Canis lupus dingo isolate Sandy chromosome 27, ASM325472v2, whole genome shotgun sequence, one genomic interval encodes:
- the DYRK4 gene encoding dual specificity tyrosine-phosphorylation-regulated kinase 4 isoform X4, producing MTRFLHKNPNTSITSLPFVDTKGKKNMVNFPCIGNKILLKPPLLYQDNQSHNQLPASELKASELPFHSSIKTKDPKPEEKPPRKHKVPLTAAEALKCFKNQLSSYEQSEVLGYTELWFLGLEAEKLHMTPEKFNKMSFDDEHGSYMKVLHDHIAYRYEVLEMIGKGSFGQVAKCLDHKNNELVALKIIRNKKRFHHQALVELKILEALRRKDKDNTYNVVHMKDFFYFRNHLCITFELLGINLYELMKNNSFQGFSLSIVRRFTLSVLKCLQMLYVEKIIHCDLKPENIVLYQKGQVSVKVIDFGSSCYEHQKVYTYIQSRFYRSPEVILGHPYNMAIDMWSLGCIMAELYTGYPLFPGENEMEQLACIMEVLGLPPTHFIQTASRRQTFFDSKGFPKNMTNNRGKKRYPDSKDLTMVLKTYDTSFLDFLRRCLVWEPSLRMTPDQALKHAWIHEPRNLKPRYRPQTLRKPSLCLPSEAQKDKVQGHHRLGIKEVIIKEETSSVTAKQVQNSGDQWSSLQHAAEVVQLPQLTETSRKPEAVVGPEESKTSPGKQSKNSSPKNMNILPPIV from the exons ATGACTCGATTCTTACATAAG AATCCAAACACCAGCATTACTTCACTCCCTTTTGTGGATACCAAGGGGAAGAAAAACATGGTTAACTTTCCATGCATCGGCAACAAAATCTTGCTAAAGCCACCCCTGCTGTATCAG GATAATCAAAGTCATAATCAGTTGCCAGCCTCTGAACTCAAGGCTTCTGAATTGCCTTTCCATTCAAGCATTAAAACCAAAGATCCCAAGCCAGAGGAGAAACCACCAAGAAAGCACAAGGTGCCTCTCACTGCAGCAG AGGCCTTAAAGTGTTTTAAGAACCAGCTATCTTCGTATGAGCAAAGTGAAGTCCTGGGCTACACAGAGCTGTGGTTCCTGGGGCTTGAAGCAGAGAAGCTCCACATGACTCCTGAGAAGTTCAACAAAATGAGTTTCGATGATGAACATGGCTCCTATATGAAG GTCCTGCATGACCACATTGCCTATCGCTATGAGGTTTTGGAGATGATCGGGAAAGGGTCCTTTGGACAGGTGGCCAAGTGCTTGGATCACAAAAACAATGAGTTGGTGGCCTTGAAAATCATCAGGAACAAGAAGAG ATTTCACCACCAAGCCCTGGTGGAATTGAAGATCCTGGAAGCTCTCAGAAGGAAGGACAAAGACAACACCTACAATGTGGTACACATGAAGGACTTCTTCTATTTTCGCAATCATCTCTGCATCACCTTTGAACTCCTGGG aaTCAACTTGTATGAGTTGATGAAGAATAATAGCTTTCAAGGCTTCAGTCTGTCAATAGTTCGACGCTTCACCCTCTCTGTTTTGAAGTGTTTGCAAATGCTTTATGTAGAGAAAATCATTCACTGTGATCTCAAGCCC GAGAATATAGTGTTATATCAAAAGGGCCAAGTTTCTGTTAAAGTCATTGACTTTGGATCAAGCTGTTATGAACACCAGAAAG TATACACTTACATCCAAAGCCGGTTCTATAGATCCCCAGAGGTGATTCTGGGCCATCCCTACAACATGGCCATTGATATGTGGAGCCTGGGCTGCATCATGGCTGAGTTGTACACAGGCTACCCTCTGTTCCCCGGGGAGAATGAAATGGAGCAGCTGGCTTGCATCATGGAG GTGCTGGGCCTGCCACCAACCCACTTCATTCAGACGGCCTCCAGGAGACAGACATTCTTTG ATTCCAAAGGTTTTCCTAAAAATATGACCAacaacagggggaaaaaaagatacccGGATTCCAAGGATCTCACGATGGTGCTGAAAACCTATGACACCAGCTTCCTGGACTTTCTCAGAAGGTGTTTGGT ATGGGAACCTTCTCTTCGCATGACCCCTGACCAGGCTCTCAAGCATGCTTGGATTCATGAGCCACGGAATCTCAAACCACGGTACAGGCCCCAGACCCTGAGGAAACCCAGTCTCTGTCTCCCCTCTGAGGCTCAGAAGGACAAGGTTCAAGGGCATCATCGCTTAGGCATAAAAG AGGTGATCATCAAAGAAGAGACAAGCAGTGTCACTGCTAAGCAGGTTCAGAATTCGGGTGATCAGTGGAGCTCTCTGCAGCATGCAGCTGAAGTTGTCCAGCTGCCTCAACTAACAGAAACTTCCAGAAAGCCAGAGGCAGTTGTTGGACCAGAGGAGTCCAAGACCTCCCcaggaaaacaaagtaaaaactcCTCACCCAAGAACATGAATATTTTACCACCTATTGTATGA
- the DYRK4 gene encoding dual specificity tyrosine-phosphorylation-regulated kinase 4 isoform X6: MTPEKFNKMSFDDEHGSYMKVLHDHIAYRYEVLEMIGKGSFGQVAKCLDHKNNELVALKIIRNKKRFHHQALVELKILEALRRKDKDNTYNVVHMKDFFYFRNHLCITFELLGINLYELMKNNSFQGFSLSIVRRFTLSVLKCLQMLYVEKIIHCDLKPENIVLYQKGQVSVKVIDFGSSCYEHQKVYTYIQSRFYRSPEVILGHPYNMAIDMWSLGCIMAELYTGYPLFPGENEMEQLACIMEVLGLPPTHFIQTASRRQTFFDSKGFPKNMTNNRGKKRYPDSKDLTMVLKTYDTSFLDFLRRCLVWEPSLRMTPDQALKHAWIHEPRNLKPRYRPQTLRKPSLCLPSEAQKDKVQGHHRLGIKEVIIKEETSSVTAKQVQNSGDQWSSLQHAAEVVQLPQLTETSRKPEAVVGPEESKTSPGKQSKNSSPKNMNILPPIV, from the exons ATGACTCCTGAGAAGTTCAACAAAATGAGTTTCGATGATGAACATGGCTCCTATATGAAG GTCCTGCATGACCACATTGCCTATCGCTATGAGGTTTTGGAGATGATCGGGAAAGGGTCCTTTGGACAGGTGGCCAAGTGCTTGGATCACAAAAACAATGAGTTGGTGGCCTTGAAAATCATCAGGAACAAGAAGAG ATTTCACCACCAAGCCCTGGTGGAATTGAAGATCCTGGAAGCTCTCAGAAGGAAGGACAAAGACAACACCTACAATGTGGTACACATGAAGGACTTCTTCTATTTTCGCAATCATCTCTGCATCACCTTTGAACTCCTGGG aaTCAACTTGTATGAGTTGATGAAGAATAATAGCTTTCAAGGCTTCAGTCTGTCAATAGTTCGACGCTTCACCCTCTCTGTTTTGAAGTGTTTGCAAATGCTTTATGTAGAGAAAATCATTCACTGTGATCTCAAGCCC GAGAATATAGTGTTATATCAAAAGGGCCAAGTTTCTGTTAAAGTCATTGACTTTGGATCAAGCTGTTATGAACACCAGAAAG TATACACTTACATCCAAAGCCGGTTCTATAGATCCCCAGAGGTGATTCTGGGCCATCCCTACAACATGGCCATTGATATGTGGAGCCTGGGCTGCATCATGGCTGAGTTGTACACAGGCTACCCTCTGTTCCCCGGGGAGAATGAAATGGAGCAGCTGGCTTGCATCATGGAG GTGCTGGGCCTGCCACCAACCCACTTCATTCAGACGGCCTCCAGGAGACAGACATTCTTTG ATTCCAAAGGTTTTCCTAAAAATATGACCAacaacagggggaaaaaaagatacccGGATTCCAAGGATCTCACGATGGTGCTGAAAACCTATGACACCAGCTTCCTGGACTTTCTCAGAAGGTGTTTGGT ATGGGAACCTTCTCTTCGCATGACCCCTGACCAGGCTCTCAAGCATGCTTGGATTCATGAGCCACGGAATCTCAAACCACGGTACAGGCCCCAGACCCTGAGGAAACCCAGTCTCTGTCTCCCCTCTGAGGCTCAGAAGGACAAGGTTCAAGGGCATCATCGCTTAGGCATAAAAG AGGTGATCATCAAAGAAGAGACAAGCAGTGTCACTGCTAAGCAGGTTCAGAATTCGGGTGATCAGTGGAGCTCTCTGCAGCATGCAGCTGAAGTTGTCCAGCTGCCTCAACTAACAGAAACTTCCAGAAAGCCAGAGGCAGTTGTTGGACCAGAGGAGTCCAAGACCTCCCcaggaaaacaaagtaaaaactcCTCACCCAAGAACATGAATATTTTACCACCTATTGTATGA
- the DYRK4 gene encoding dual specificity tyrosine-phosphorylation-regulated kinase 4 isoform X9 — MAIDMWSLGCIMAELYTGYPLFPGENEMEQLACIMEVLGLPPTHFIQTASRRQTFFDSKGFPKNMTNNRGKKRYPDSKDLTMVLKTYDTSFLDFLRRCLVWEPSLRMTPDQALKHAWIHEPRNLKPRYRPQTLRKPSLCLPSEAQKDKVQGHHRLGIKEVIIKEETSSVTAKQVQNSGDQWSSLQHAAEVVQLPQLTETSRKPEAVVGPEESKTSPGKQSKNSSPKNMNILPPIV, encoded by the exons ATGGCCATTGATATGTGGAGCCTGGGCTGCATCATGGCTGAGTTGTACACAGGCTACCCTCTGTTCCCCGGGGAGAATGAAATGGAGCAGCTGGCTTGCATCATGGAG GTGCTGGGCCTGCCACCAACCCACTTCATTCAGACGGCCTCCAGGAGACAGACATTCTTTG ATTCCAAAGGTTTTCCTAAAAATATGACCAacaacagggggaaaaaaagatacccGGATTCCAAGGATCTCACGATGGTGCTGAAAACCTATGACACCAGCTTCCTGGACTTTCTCAGAAGGTGTTTGGT ATGGGAACCTTCTCTTCGCATGACCCCTGACCAGGCTCTCAAGCATGCTTGGATTCATGAGCCACGGAATCTCAAACCACGGTACAGGCCCCAGACCCTGAGGAAACCCAGTCTCTGTCTCCCCTCTGAGGCTCAGAAGGACAAGGTTCAAGGGCATCATCGCTTAGGCATAAAAG AGGTGATCATCAAAGAAGAGACAAGCAGTGTCACTGCTAAGCAGGTTCAGAATTCGGGTGATCAGTGGAGCTCTCTGCAGCATGCAGCTGAAGTTGTCCAGCTGCCTCAACTAACAGAAACTTCCAGAAAGCCAGAGGCAGTTGTTGGACCAGAGGAGTCCAAGACCTCCCcaggaaaacaaagtaaaaactcCTCACCCAAGAACATGAATATTTTACCACCTATTGTATGA